The following is a genomic window from Saccopteryx bilineata isolate mSacBil1 chromosome 4, mSacBil1_pri_phased_curated, whole genome shotgun sequence.
TGGGGAGGTCCCGTAGCCCTACCACCACTAAGAGGGGGCGATCGCGGTCTCGAACTCCAACTAAGAGAGGTCATTCTCGGTCCCGGTCCCCTCAGTGGCATAGGTCCCGGTCTGTACAGCGGTGGGGGCGATCTAGAAGTCCCCAGCGACGTGGCCGCTCTAGGTCTCCTCAGCGACCAGGCTGGTCCAGAAGCAGAAATATCCAGAGAAGAGGCAGGTCTAGATCAGCAAGGCGAGGCAGGTCACACTCTAGGTCCCCAGCCACCAGAGGCAGATCTCGTTCTAGAACACCAGCCCGGCGTGGTAGGTCTCGTTCTAGAACACCAGCCCGGCGCAGATCGCGATCCAGAACACTTACCAGGCGTAGATCTCGGTCTAGAACACCAGCTCGGAGAGGCAGGTCTCGATCTAGAACACCTGCTAGGCGCAGATCTAGGACCCGGTCAGTACGTCGGAGGTCTCGTAGTAGATCGCCAGCCAGGAGAGGTGGCAGGTCGCGCTCTAGAACCCCAGCCAGGCATGTCAGGTCACGCTCTAGAACCCCAGCCAGGCGTGGCAGGTCGCGCTCTAGGACGCCAGCCAGGAGAGGGAGATCTCGGTCTAGAACACCAGCCAGGAGAGCGAGATCTCGTTCTAGGACACCAGCAAGACGAGGGAGATCCCATAGTAGAAGTGTAGTTAGACGTGGGAGATCTCACTCTAGGACACCACAGAGAAGAGGCAGGTCTGGCTCATCATCAGAGCGGAAGAACAAATCCAGAACATCACAGAGGAGCAGGTCCAACTCAagttcagaaatgaaaaaatttcgtGTTTCTTCAAGGCGGAGcaggtctctctcttctccacgaTCTAAAGCAAAATCTCGCTTGTCTTTGAGGCGAAGCCTTTCTGGGTCCTCTCCATGTCCTAAACAAAAGTCTCGGACACCAGCAAGGCGCAGTCGCTCTGGATCATCCCAATCTAAAGCTAAATCACAAACACCAAGGCGAAGTCGTTCTGGCTCTTCACCCCCTAATCAGAAATCTAAAACACCGTCAAGACAAAGTCGTTCCAGTTCACCTCAATCTAAAGTGAAATCTGGCACACCACCAAGGCCAGGGTCGGTAACAAGTCCCCAGGCAAATGAACAATCGACAACACCACAAAGACAGAGCTTTTCTGAAACATCACCTGATCCTGAGATGAAGTCTAGGACCCCTTTGAGACTTAGCTGCTCTGAGTCCTCTCCTCCTAGAGTGAAATCTAGTACACCTACAAGACAAAGCCTATCTGGGTCGTCATCTCCACAACCCAAAGTGAAGACAATAACATCACcagtccagagccattctggttCATCTTCCCCAAGCTCTAGTAGGGTGACTTCTAAAACACCACCAAGACAAAGCAGGTCAGAGTCTCCCTGCTCCAGGGTGGAATCTAGATTGTTGCAAAGACACAGCAATTCTAGGTCCTCCTCACCAGATACCAAAGTGAAACCTGGAACCCCACCAAGACAAAGTCACTCAGGGTCTACTTCGCCATGCCCCCAAGTAAAGCCTCAAACTTCACCAGGGCACAATCTTCCTGGATCAAAGTCACCATGTTTCCAAGAGAAGTCTAAAGATTCACCAGTAGCACAAAGTTGCTCTGGATCCTTCTCACTCTGTCCAGAAGTAAAGTCTAGCACTCCACCAGGAGAAAGCTATTTTGGCAGCTCATCTCTACAACAGGAAGGACAATCTTACATTTCACTAGATCCTAAATCTGATGCTTCCAGTCCAGAAATGAGACAGAGTCATTATGAATCTCTGTTTCTGCAGAGCAAATCTCAGACACCTATGGGTAGCCAGTCCCGGTCGTCTTCTCCAGTCACAGAGACTGCACCCAGATCTCCAATagcacaagaaagaaacaaagtattACTAAGTCCTGGGCTTAAATCTGGAATGTCTCCTGAGCAGAACAGATTCCAGTGTGACTCTTCCTTTTATCCTGCAATGGACTGTAATTCTCTACTGGGGCAGAGTAGATTAGAGCCTTCACCTGAACCAGTAAAGAAAACAAGCTTACTCCTTCAGGAGGATATTGATGCATCATCTAGACTAAGTGACAAAGTGAGTTCTTCTCCAGTACAAAATAGAACTGAGTCTTCACCAGTACTCAAAGAGACACCTAGAACCCCCTCAAACGAAAGAGATGGTGATGGGTCATCTCCAGATACAAAAGACCAAAGTAGTGATTTAGCTAAGCCAAGCCAAGATGAGGAGTTCATGGAGGTAGTAGAAGAGTCCTCAAGCCAAGTTCCATCCCATTTATCTCCAGAACTTAAAGAAATGGCTGGAAGTAACTTTGAGTCATCTCCTGAAATAGAAGAAAGGCCTGCTATGTCTTTGACTCCTGACCAAAGCCAGTTATCACAGGCTTCTTTGGAAACAGAAGTCCCTGCAGTGACCTCAGCTTGGAGTGGGCCACATTTTTCTCCAGAACATAAAGAACTATCTAACTCACCTCCTAGGGAGAATAGTTATGGGTCACCTTTAGAATTTAGAAACTTGGGCCCTGTTGCAGAAATAAGTACTGGGTTTTCTCCTGAGGTTAAAGAAGTTTTGACTGTACCTGTTTCTAATCAGCTGGAGACAGATCCATCTCTAGACATGAAAGAACAGTTGGTGAGGTCTTCCAGATGCAGCAGTTCTGAGTTATCCCCAGATACAATGGAAAAAGCAGGAATGTCTTCAAGTCAGAGTGTCTCTTCACCAGTACTTGATACTATGCGTAGAACACCCTCAAGGGAAAGAAGTAGTTCTGCATCTTCTGAACTGAAAGATGGTTTACCCAGAACACCCTCAAGGAGAAGTAGGTCTGGATCTTCTCCAGGACTTAGAGATGGGTCTGGGTCTCCCTCAAGGCACAGCTTATCTGGGTCCTCTCCTGGAATGAAAGATATACCCAGAACACCATCCAGGGGAAGAAGCGAATGTGATTCTTCTCCAGAACCAAAAGCTTTGCCTAAGACTCCTAGGCCAAGGAGTCATTCTCCATCATCCCCAGAACTCAACAAGTGTCTTACcccccagagagagagaagtgggtcAGAGTCATCGATTGAACAGAAGACTTTGGCTAGGACTCCTCTTGGGCAGAGAAGCCGATCTGCATCTTCTCAAGAACTTGATGAGAAACCTAGTGCATCCCCTCAGGAAAGAAGTGAATCAGACTCTTCAGATTCTAAAGTTAAGACACGAATGCCACTTAGACAAAGGAGTCATTCTGGATCATCTCCGGAGGTCGAAAGCAAATCCCGACCTTCTCCTCAGCTCAGTAGGTCTGGCTCATCCCCTGAAGGTAAAGATAAGCCAAGGATAGCATCCAGGGCACAAAGTGGTTCTGATTCCTCTCCGGAACCCAAGGCTTCGGCCCCTCGGGCCCTTCCCAGACGAAGCAGATCAGGTTCATCAAGCAAAGGCAGAGGCCCTTCTGAAGGAAGCAGTAGTTCTGAGTCCTCTCCAGAACACCCACCGAAATCCAGAATGGCTAGGAGAAGCTCTAGGTCATCAGTGGAGCCCAAGATGAAGTCTCGTACTCCACCTCGTCGCCGTAGCTCTAGATCATCTGAAATAACTAGGAAGACCAGGCTTTCTCGTAGAAGCCGTTCTGCATCATCCTCACCAGAAACTCGTTCTAGAACTCCCCCAAGACGTCGAAGAAGTCCCTCAGTGTCTTCCCCAGAGCTACCTGAAAAGTCAAGATCCTCGCGTCGGCGACGTTCAGCTTCATCCCCCCGCACTAAGACAACTTCAAGGAGAGGCCGATCTCCTTCACCAAAGCCCCGTGGGCTCCAGAGGTCCCGTTCCCGTTCACGGAGGGAGAAAACCAGAACCACCCGACGTCGAGATAGGTCTGGATCTTCTCAGTCAACCTCTCGGAGAAGACAGCGGAGCCGGTCAAGGTCTCGGGTTACTCGTAGGCGGAGAGGAGGCTCTGGTTACCACTCAAGGTCTCCTGCCCGGCAAGAGAGTTCCCGAACCTCTTCTCGGCGCCGAAGAGGTCGCTCTCGAACACCTCCAACCAGTCGGAAGCGTTCCCGTTCACGCACATCACCAGCTCCGTGGAAACGTTCCAGGTCCCGGGCCTCTCCAGCCACTCACCGGCGATCCAGATCTAGAACACCCCTGGTCAGCCGACGTAGGTCCAGGTCTCGAACTTCACCAGTGAGTCGGAGACGATCAAGGTCTAGGACATCAGTGACTCGAAGAAGATCTCGCTCAAGAGCATCCCCAGTGAGTCGAAGGCGATCCAGGTCCAGAACACCACTGGTAACCCGCCGTCGTTCAAGGTCCAGAACACCAACTCGCCGACGTTCCCGTTCTAGAACTCCACCAGTGACTCGCAGAAGGTCCAGATCTAGGACTCCACTGGTAATAAGGAGGCGATCTCGAAGCAGAACCTCACCTATCACTCGCAGAAGATCAAGATCCAGAACATCCCCAGTTACCCGTAGGAGATCTCGATCTCGCACAACTCCGGTAACTCGAAGGAGATCTCGCTCTCGGACCTCTCCAGTGACACGCCGCCGATCTAGGTCTAGAACACCTCCAGCTATTCGGCGTCGCTCTAGGTCTCGAACCCCACTCTTGCCACGCAAACGTTCTCGAAGTCGCTCATCACTTGCTCTCCGCCGCCGTTCTAGATCTCGTACTCCTCGAACAACTCGGGGCAAAAGATCCTTAACAAGATCTCCTCCAGCCATCCGCAGGCGTTCTGTATCTGGGAGTAGTTCTGATCGTTCACGCTCTGCTACTCCTCCAGCAACAAGAAATCATTCTGGTTCTAGAACTCCTCCAGTGGCACTCAGTAGCTCCCGAATGAGTTGCTTTAGTCGTCCTAGCATGTCACCAACTCCTCTTGACCGCTGTAGATCACCTGGAATGCTTGAACCGCTTGGCAGCTCTAGAACACCCATGTCTGTCCTGCAGCAATCTGGTGGCTCTATGCTGGATGGTCCAGGTTCCCGAATTCCTGATCACCCTAGAACATCTGTGCCAGAAAATCATGCTCAGTCTAGAATTGCACTTGCCCTGACAGCCATCAGTCTTGGCACTGCTCGGCCTCCTCCGTCCATGTCTGCTGCAGGCCTTGCTGCGAGAATGTCCCAGGTTCCAGCTCCAGTGCCTCTCATGAGTCTCAGAACAGCCCCAGCTGCCAGCCTTGCCAGCAGGATTCCTGCAGCCTCTGCAGCAGCCATGAACCTGGCCAGTGCCAGGACACCTGCCATACCAACAGCAGTGAACCTGGCTGACTCAAGAACGCCAGCTGCAGCAGCAGCCATGAACTTGGCCAGTTCCAGAACAGCAGTGGCACCTTCCGCCGTGAACCTTGCTGACCCTCGTACCCCAACAGCCCCTGCTGTGAACCTAGCAGGAGCCAGAACCCCAGCGGCTTTGGCAGCTTTGAGTCTCACAGGCTCTGGCACACCCCCAAATGCTGCAAACTATCCTTCCAGCTCCAGAACACCCCAGGCTCCAGCCCCTGCTAACTTGGTGGGTCCTAGATCTGCACACGCCACAGCTCCTGTGAATATTGCTAGCTCAAGAACCCCGCCAACCTTGGCCCCTACAAACCTCaccagtgctagaatggctccagctttGTCTGGCGCAAACCTCACCAGCCCCAGGGTACCCCTTTCTGCCTATGAGCGCATTAGTGGCAGAACCTCACCACCGCTTCTTGACCGAGCTAGGTCCAGAACCCCACCAGGAGGCCCAGGCTCCAGAACCCCACCAGCTGCCCCTAGCCAGTCTAGAATGATCTCTGAGCGggctccctctcctgtctctaaaatggtCCAGGCTCCTCCTTCACAGTCTGTTCTCCCTCCAGCTCAGGATCGGCCTAGGTCCCCTGTGCCATCTGCTTTTTCTGACCAACCCCGATCTTTGCTTGCCCCAACTGCCCCTGTAGCAGGATCTCAGTCCCTCTCCTCTGGGTCAGTGGCAAAGACCACATCCTCTGTTGGTGACCACAACGGCATgctttctgtccctgtccctggggTGACCCACCCCGAGGGTGGGGAACCACCTGCCTCTACCGGGGCCCTGCAGCCAGCAAAGGAGCGGCGGAGttcttcctcctcatcctctagctcctcatcatcatcgtcatcttcatcgtcctcctcctcctcctcttctggctCCAGTTCTAGTGACTCGGAGGGCTCTAGCCTTCCCATTCAACCTGAGGTAGCACTGAAGAGGTAAGGGGTCTTGACTTTTAGAACTTCCAAGGGAAAGGTTATGGGAACGGGTTGGGGTAGGGAAGGGAAAGTCCTGTCCATAGGTTCTTGGCTCATTGAGAAGGTATGGGGACCTTGACCATTAAGCTGGGGGTAGAAGAGaatgttggggtgggggtgatggGGAGTGGAATGGGACAGAAGTCTCTAAAGGTTAATTATCTAGAGGATAATGATAAGTTTTCCATCTCTACAGAGGACAGAACTAGAGGAAATGGACTTAATTTTACAGCAGGAGGGATGGCAGTTAGACCTCAAGAGGAACTCCCTGGGCTGGAAGGATCTTCAGAGGTCATCccatccctctccctgcctccaggcaggatggcccctcccccagccagcgtgcgcacacacacagggGCCTACCCAAGCTGGCTCTCCAAGGAAGGAGACCACCCAACTTTGCTCCCACACCTGAGCCCAGGGGCTGTGTTCCTTTCCTCAGGGATATTCTTGAGGTTTAACCTTGATTCCTTGTGCTGCCAACTCCAGCTTATTGCTTATGTTAAGCAGAGGTTGGGTCAgcttggggccactgctctggaGAATGCACTCACTGGCCTCTGGCTTTGGCTGAGAGAGTTCCAGGACCTTTCTCAGGCATCCCTTCCCCCACTGCCCTTCAAGCCATGGAAGGTAGGATTAGGGCAGGGGCAGGTTGTCTCTTCGTGATACTATGCTCTTCCCACAGGGTCCCTagtcctcccccaaccccaaagGAGGCTGATCGAGAGGGACGACCTCAGGAGCCAACCCCAGCCAAGCGGAAGAGGCGAGCTAGCAGCTCCagttccagctcctcctcctcttcctcctcttcctcctcctcttcctcttcttcgtCGTCgtcttcatcttcttcttcctcctcttcctcctcctcctcttcctcttctacttcctccccttctcctgctAAGCCTGACCCTCAGGCCTTGCCCAAACCTGCAAGCCCCAAGAAGCCACCCCCTGGCGAGCGGAGGTGAGTGCTACCTTGCTTGAGATGGGGTGGGGTGTGACCCTGGGGTGTGAGATTCCCACTGGGGATCTCACTTGGACTCTGTGATGTCTGGTTGTATGGGGAGGAgtcaggctttcttctccctgcctACTCTGTTGTGCCCTGTTCTGACAGAGGGGCTGCACCGTTCATCTGGGTGTTTCAGCCAAAACTGGGGAGTTCTAggtttcttcctctccctgcccGAAATGCAGTCTAGTCGCTGGTGCCTGGTCGCAGGGAGTCTATAGCTTTTTAAGTCTCCCCATTGCTATTGCCAGGGCTCTGGTCTGGCCACCGTCATCTTCTCCTGACTCTGTCCACAgcctcttccctgtctccctgcctccacgCCATTCTCTTCCACACGTAGCCAGAGGGATCTTTCTAAAACGCACATCTGGTTACTTCCCTCCACTCCACAAATCCTTCTGGGACGCCCTGTGGCCTGCAGGATAAAGCCCCATCTCTGCGGGAATGGCGTGTGAGGCTCTCCACCAACTGGCCTTGCCTGCCCTGTGTTCTCCTCTCCTGCCCGCCCCCACACATGCCCTCTGCTCCAGCCATACCCAGCGCCTTGCAGTCTAAGGAGAACCCCATGCCTTTGgacatgctgttccttctgcctggaattcCCTTGTCCGCCTGGTGAACTCCTCGTTCTGCAAGACTCCGCTCAAACAGCACCTTCAAGAAGACTACCCTGCCCCTTCCCTTCACCTCCCTTCCCTGGGTCCCCAGATGTACCAATATTGGTCCCTGCGGGGTTGTTTCCCACACATGGGGCTGAGTGTGCCTCCCTTGGCCTTCCTTTATCACCAGACCAAGCCCTTCCAAGGGCAGGGACTCTTTTATCTTTGTGTCCTCCGCTGCCACCCCCCATGCCCTGCCCATTGGGGCACGCGGTGGATGGTGTGCGGGCGGATGGGTGAGTGAGCAGACAAAGGTGGGTCTGAGGCTGGCCCTGTGTGGTGCGAGGTTTGGTGGTCAAGACCTTGGGGAGGGTGGTCGTTGAATGCTGGCTGGTGGGTATGGAAGGGTGTGGCCCTATAGGGTTCTTCTCTGCTCCCTAGGTCCCGCAGTCCCCGGAAGCCAATAGACTCACTCCGGGATTCCCGGTCCCTGAGCTACTCGCCTGTTGAGCACCATCGCCCCTCGCCCCAGCCCTCACCACGGGACCAACAGAGGTAGGTCCATGGGTGTGTTCTTGACTCCTGCCAACAGCCAGCCCAGTTTGGCTACTGACTTCCAACAAAAAGTTTTGAGGCTCAAAGGCGCTAGTTGGTGTGTCTGTGGTCTGATATCTGTTCTGTATTGCAGCAGTAGTGAACTCGGTTCCCGGAGAGGCCAGCGTGGGGAGAGCCGCTCCCCAGGCCACAAGCACAGGAGGGAGACACCTAGCCCCCGCCCTGTGCGGCACCGCTCCTCTAGGTGCGTTGTCATAATTGGGGACTGGGCCTCCTCTATATGAAGTCTGGCTGGCTGGGACCTCTGCATTGATGAGTCTTCTCTGTTACAGGTCTCCATGAATGTTATTTGGGGAATCCCACCACACCCCAAGTTCTGGAGCCACAGGAAGTGCCCCTTTTCTCCCCAACAGAGCTGTGGGAGGGGTGCTTGTCTACCCCTCCCCTTTGGACCCTGGCAGCATTTTGAGGGGGAAGgttcccttcttttcctcctcccttttttcctttgttcctgTGAAATGTTAATCTGTGAGTTTCTTCTGGTTCACATGTTTTGggggggttggggtgggtggGAATAAGAATGGGAGTTGCTGGATGGGAGGATATAGTTCAGGACTCTGTTGAATCAGAAAGGGCCTGGGAGGCACTGTCCCCCCTTTACCCCTGAGTTTGGGGGGGCAGGTGATGGTTTGGGACTTGGGAACTTGTGTGAAGTGTTGTGGAAAGGGGCAGTTGTTGAAATTAGTTGGCCCTTACTGCCCCCCAGTGAGATTGTGGCCCCTTCCCCCCAACTTTTCTTCACGTTTCTTAAaggcattttggtttttttaaatctgtacaGCAAGAGCAACTTTTTctgtcaaataaaaatgagaaatgcaagaaCTGGGTGTAGAGACTTTATTTGGGGTAGAGCGGGGCAAGGAGAAGAGCTGCCCCTTCTATTGATTGCAACCCAGGAGCTTATATAAGCCCCACATAGAAACCACTCAAAAGCCACACACTGGTTCTGGCTTGTTCCGTTTTTGCTCTCTGCCTCTGAGAGCCATGCCTGGGGCCAGTGTGCTAGGgtagaaagtggggggggggggggggggcaaggactGAATGAACAAAGCCTTAAACCTTTTGTCCCCAGACTGGAGCAGACTGAGAAGACCGGCCTGAGGCTCTGAGTTCTGCCCAGTTCTCTGCCAGTGGCCTTTGAGgggcaggctgggctgggggtggacTGCTAGGCCCGGGAGAGCCTAGGGACCAGCAGCCTAGCAAGAGGAGAGGCTGAAGAGCCTTGCTGGGAAGGAACCCCATCCTGGTGAGGGTGATGCCTGGAGTCAGGAGAGGGTGTGCAGAAAGAGGCAGCAACCAGGCAGACACCCAAATCTTTTATTGGGGGGGTGGGGCACTGGGGGGAGGTGGGCCCCAGGCCCTCTCACTGCACTGCTTGTTCATTGGCACTGCTTCCTGAGTCCTGCGGCTTCATCACGTCAGGCAACTCCGGAGGGCTAGAGAAGGGCTCAACACGCAGGGCTTCAAATGCATCATCTGGAGAGGAGAATGGGGAAAGCTGGAGGTGACCTCCAAACACCCACCATCACCCTgacccccctccaccccactgccTGGATTCAGTAGGCCTACTGAAATGTCTCCTACATCTGGCCCTGCTGTCCTCCCTGAGCCTGGCCATTCTGGGGCCTTTTCTTCACCTTCTGCACCCAAATCCTGGTCCCTTCATATCCCCTCTTCCAAGTAATTTAAACGAAATCATACTATTCTATCCCCGCTTAAAACCTTTCAACAGCTTCTAACATACTGTGAATAAAATATCAAGTCCTTGAAATCATGACTCCAATCACTCTTCTGTTCCCACATCAAATTCTCtttgccccagggcctttgcacttgctggtcCTGAAACTGCCACAGTGATATTCAGGGTTAAACTCAAGCATCAACCACTCTGCATCTCAACACCCTGTGCATGgccttgagcaggggtccccaaactttttacacagggggccagttcactgtccctcagaccactggagggccggactataaaaaaactgaacaaatccctatgcacactgcacatatcttattttaaagtaaaaaaacaaaacaggaacaaatacaatatttaaaataaagaacaataaatttaaatcaacaaactgaccagtatttcaatgggaactatgcttctctcactgaccaccaatgaaagaggtgccccttccggaagtgcagtgggggccgcatgtggcccgcgggccgtagtttggagacccctggccttgagagtactttttttttttacagagacagaaagagtcagagagggatagacagggacagacagacaggaacaatgagagatgagaagcatcaatcagtttttcgttacgcattgcaacaccttagttgttcattgattcctttctcatatatgccttgaccatgggccttcagcagactaagtaacttcttgctcaagccagcaaccttgggtcctagctggtgacctccgggtcttgaacctgggtccttctgcatcccagtccgatgctctatccactgcgccaccgcctggtcaagctggccTTGAGAGTACTTAACTAGTGAAATGACCATCTTCTTTTGACCAGCGGCTTTCCCCACTAGACCAGTGGCTCCAGGAAGGCCTTCCCTGTGGTGTTCCTACCTTCACAGCACAGAGCAAACAAACTCCTTCACTTTTCTCCTGTACTTTCTTCCACCCAGGAGACTCTTTCTTCTACTTGCCTCAGGGTTCTCAATCTATCAGTCCCCGCCCCAAAGAAAGCTGGCAAATCTGGGTTGTCATAACTTGGGTGGTCTTCAAACAGCATCTAATGGGTGTTAAATGGttagagatgctgctaaacatcctgcaAAACATAGGACAACCCCACACAAAATCATCCAGTCCCAAATGTTACTAGTGCTGAAGTTATGACACCCAACCAGCTTAATAACCAATTCATTTTCAAAGCCACAAATCCACAGTTGACAATTCTTTCACATTCTTTGGAAATAAAATCTGGATGATGCCATTTAACATTTgagttgagccctggctggttggctcagcggtagagcgtcggcctggcgtgcaggagtcccgggttcgattcccggccagggcacacaggagatgcgcccatctgcttctccaccccttcctctctccttcctctctgtctctctcttcccctcctgaagccgaggctccattggagcaaagatggcccgggtgctggggatggctctgtggcctctgcctcaggcgctagaatggctctggatgcaacagagcgacgccccagaggggcagagagcagCCAAAATTCAGTCCATAACTACAATCCTACCATCTGCAAAACCGGTCTACCAACACCTTTCAAGAGTTGCTGCAAGCCTATAAGATGCCTAGCAGCACACCCCTTTATGAAGATAACTCCAGGCTGGGAGGGGTGGGATGTGAAGTTGCCTGTAAAGCCCGAGGACACAGCTCAGAATACCAAGCAGTTATTCCTTATGAAACTTAAAAGTGTGGCTAAAGCTGTAGAATCCCTTCCTCAGCTCTTGCAATTTTTTCTTATAGGaagacagaaaaattatttgtaactTTTACTCAAGTTTACCTACTGGCCATCCACACAGCCCCTGGGTCCACAGCTATATAAACACTTTATGacctgttttaaattttctgagacAAGAAAAA
Proteins encoded in this region:
- the SRRM2 gene encoding serine/arginine repetitive matrix protein 2 isoform X3 — translated: MYNGIGLPTPRGSGTNGYVQRNLSLVRGRRGERPDYKGEEELRRLEAALVKRPNPDILDHERKRRVELRCLELEEMMEEQGYEEQQIQEKVATFRLMLLEKDVNPGGKEETPGQRPAVTETHQLAELNEKKNERLRAAFGISDSYVDGSSFDPQRRAREAKQPAPEPPKPYSLVRDSSSSRSPTPKQKKKKKKKDRGRRSESSSPRRERKKSSKKKKHRSESESKKRKHRSPTPKSKRKSKDKKRKRSRSTTPVPKSRRAHHSTSADSASSSDTSRSRSRSAATKTHTTALTGQSLSPASGCRGEGDAPSREPDTTNTGHPSSPESSAKQPSNPCEDKDKEKSAGRPSPSPERSSTGPEPSAPTLLLAEQHGSSPQPLATTPLSQEPVNPPSEASPTRGRLPTKSPEKPPQSSSESCPPSPQPTKVSRHASSSPESPKPTPAPGSRRDISSSPVSKSHSRGRAKRDKSHSHTPRRVGRSRSPTTTKRGRSRSRTPTKRGHSRSRSPQWHRSRSVQRWGRSRSPQRRGRSRSPQRPGWSRSRNIQRRGRSRSARRGRSHSRSPATRGRSRSRTPARRGRSRSRTPARRRSRSRTLTRRRSRSRTPARRGRSRSRTPARRRSRTRSVRRRSRSRSPARRGGRSRSRTPARHVRSRSRTPARRGRSRSRTPARRGRSRSRTPARRARSRSRTPARRGRSHSRSVVRRGRSHSRTPQRRGRSGSSSERKNKSRTSQRSRSNSSSEMKKFRVSSRRSRSLSSPRSKAKSRLSLRRSLSGSSPCPKQKSRTPARRSRSGSSQSKAKSQTPRRSRSGSSPPNQKSKTPSRQSRSSSPQSKVKSGTPPRPGSVTSPQANEQSTTPQRQSFSETSPDPEMKSRTPLRLSCSESSPPRVKSSTPTRQSLSGSSSPQPKVKTITSPVQSHSGSSSPSSSRVTSKTPPRQSRSESPCSRVESRLLQRHSNSRSSSPDTKVKPGTPPRQSHSGSTSPCPQVKPQTSPGHNLPGSKSPCFQEKSKDSPVAQSCSGSFSLCPEVKSSTPPGESYFGSSSLQQEGQSYISLDPKSDASSPEMRQSHYESLFLQSKSQTPMGSQSRSSSPVTETAPRSPIAQERNKVLLSPGLKSGMSPEQNRFQCDSSFYPAMDCNSLLGQSRLEPSPEPVKKTSLLLQEDIDASSRLSDKVSSSPVQNRTESSPVLKETPRTPSNERDGDGSSPDTKDQSSDLAKPSQDEEFMEVVEESSSQVPSHLSPELKEMAGSNFESSPEIEERPAMSLTPDQSQLSQASLETEVPAVTSAWSGPHFSPEHKELSNSPPRENSYGSPLEFRNLGPVAEISTGFSPEVKEVLTVPVSNQLETDPSLDMKEQLVRSSRCSSSELSPDTMEKAGMSSSQSVSSPVLDTMRRTPSRERSSSASSELKDGLPRTPSRRSRSGSSPGLRDGSGSPSRHSLSGSSPGMKDIPRTPSRGRSECDSSPEPKALPKTPRPRSHSPSSPELNKCLTPQRERSGSESSIEQKTLARTPLGQRSRSASSQELDEKPSASPQERSESDSSDSKVKTRMPLRQRSHSGSSPEVESKSRPSPQLSRSGSSPEGKDKPRIASRAQSGSDSSPEPKASAPRALPRRSRSGSSSKGRGPSEGSSSSESSPEHPPKSRMARRSSRSSVEPKMKSRTPPRRRSSRSSEITRKTRLSRRSRSASSSPETRSRTPPRRRRSPSVSSPELPEKSRSSRRRRSASSPRTKTTSRRGRSPSPKPRGLQRSRSRSRREKTRTTRRRDRSGSSQSTSRRRQRSRSRSRVTRRRRGGSGYHSRSPARQESSRTSSRRRRGRSRTPPTSRKRSRSRTSPAPWKRSRSRASPATHRRSRSRTPLVSRRRSRSRTSPVSRRRSRSRTSVTRRRSRSRASPVSRRRSRSRTPLVTRRRSRSRTPTRRRSRSRTPPVTRRRSRSRTPLVIRRRSRSRTSPITRRRSRSRTSPVTRRRSRSRTTPVTRRRSRSRTSPVTRRRSRSRTPPAIRRRSRSRTPLLPRKRSRSRSSLALRRRSRSRTPRTTRGKRSLTRSPPAIRRRSVSGSSSDRSRSATPPATRNHSGSRTPPVALSSSRMSCFSRPSMSPTPLDRCRSPGMLEPLGSSRTPMSVLQQSGGSMLDGPGSRIPDHPRTSVPENHAQSRIALALTAISLGTARPPPSMSAAGLAARMSQVPAPVPLMSLRTAPAASLASRIPAASAAAMNLASARTPAIPTAVNLADSRTPAAAAAMNLASSRTAVAPSAVNLADPRTPTAPAVNLAGARTPAALAALSLTGSGTPPNAANYPSSSRTPQAPAPANLVGPRSAHATAPVNIASSRTPPTLAPTNLTSARMAPALSGANLTSPRVPLSAYERISGRTSPPLLDRARSRTPPGGPGSRTPPAAPSQSRMISERAPSPVSKMVQAPPSQSVLPPAQDRPRSPVPSAFSDQPRSLLAPTAPVAGSQSLSSGSVAKTTSSVGDHNGMLSVPVPGVTHPEGGEPPASTGALQPAKERRSSSSSSSSSSSSSSSSSSSSSSSSGSSSSDSEGSSLPIQPEVALKRVPSPPPTPKEADREGRPQEPTPAKRKRRASSSSSSSSSSSSSSSSSSSSSSSSSSSSSSSSSSSSSSSTSSPSPAKPDPQALPKPASPKKPPPGERRSRSPRKPIDSLRDSRSLSYSPVEHHRPSPQPSPRDQQSSELGSRRGQRGESRSPGHKHRRETPSPRPVRHRSSRSP